The following coding sequences lie in one Nitrospirota bacterium genomic window:
- a CDS encoding radical SAM protein produces MLRLVLEEGGPGFCQFAITDACNARCAFCSFARDALSVGERSYAAPEAAAAAIDILSRRGIRYLVITGGEPLLHPHLEGIVGHAAVRGMRVLLVTNGALLTEQRIQALAGAGLSGFIISIDAMDEEAHETNRGLPGVCRKIGEANGLIKRWRMSSTASVTMSRLVDYDAVPAFLRSLGFSSVTFSYPLEHLASSFRGYAPSELVSYRDDELIEAFEAVKRLKKRFAVVNPTPSLEEMQRFVRKEPQRYPCLAGYKYFYLDWNLDLWRCHNGGNPLCSVFDFDGSQCVRDGCTRCMIDCYRDSSVMHQVGIALHDAYLSLRAFRPGAAAQALLNRSTFGSLRAVIEEFTWIRRL; encoded by the coding sequence ATGCTCCGGCTGGTGCTCGAGGAAGGGGGACCCGGATTCTGCCAGTTCGCGATCACCGATGCCTGCAATGCGCGCTGCGCCTTCTGCAGCTTCGCCCGCGATGCGCTGTCCGTCGGGGAGCGCTCCTACGCAGCCCCCGAAGCCGCGGCTGCGGCGATCGATATCCTCAGCCGCAGGGGCATCCGCTACCTCGTGATCACGGGCGGCGAGCCGCTCCTCCATCCCCATCTCGAAGGGATCGTCGGGCATGCGGCAGTGCGGGGCATGAGGGTGCTGCTCGTCACCAACGGCGCGCTCCTCACCGAACAGCGCATACAGGCGCTCGCCGGGGCAGGACTCTCCGGCTTCATCATATCCATCGACGCAATGGATGAGGAGGCGCACGAAACAAACCGCGGGCTTCCGGGGGTCTGCCGGAAGATCGGCGAGGCGAACGGGCTCATCAAGAGGTGGAGGATGAGCTCTACTGCATCGGTGACGATGAGCCGCCTGGTGGACTATGACGCCGTCCCGGCGTTCCTCCGCTCCCTCGGCTTCTCTTCGGTCACCTTCTCCTATCCTCTCGAGCACCTGGCGTCGAGCTTCCGGGGGTACGCCCCTTCGGAGCTGGTGAGCTACCGTGACGATGAACTGATCGAGGCATTCGAGGCGGTGAAGCGTCTCAAGAAGCGCTTTGCCGTGGTGAACCCTACCCCCTCCCTCGAAGAGATGCAGCGCTTCGTCCGGAAGGAGCCGCAGCGCTACCCCTGCCTCGCGGGCTACAAATACTTCTACCTCGATTGGAACCTCGATCTCTGGCGCTGCCACAACGGGGGAAACCCGCTCTGCTCGGTCTTCGACTTCGACGGTTCCCAGTGTGTGCGCGACGGATGCACGCGGTGCATGATCGACTGCTATCGCGACTCGAGCGTTATGCACCAGGTCGGCATAGCGCTCCATGACGCGTATCTGTCGCTGAGGGCCTTCCGGCCGGGGGCAGCAGCGCAGGCGCTCCTGAACAGGAGCACGTTCGGGTCGCTCCGCGCCGTCATCGAGGAGTTTACATGGATACGGCGCCTGTAG
- a CDS encoding DMT family transporter, producing the protein MDPKVKTLIVIFFAALSTSIGEVLLSYGMRKSGQIDLANPSHLVTLVLSVVRNPYIFAGVVFTAIFFFLYLTALSWADLSFVMPLTSLSYLFATLIAKYLLGEEVSWFRWAGTAVIIIGITLIALDNKQRTEVSRLIKHRDAPPAADVTATHRSPGKEGNL; encoded by the coding sequence ATGGACCCAAAGGTGAAGACATTGATCGTCATTTTCTTCGCGGCGCTGAGCACCTCGATCGGCGAGGTCCTCCTCAGTTACGGCATGAGGAAGAGCGGACAGATCGACCTGGCGAACCCGTCACACCTGGTGACGCTCGTCCTTTCGGTAGTCCGCAATCCCTATATCTTCGCAGGGGTCGTCTTCACGGCTATCTTTTTCTTCCTTTATCTTACCGCCCTCTCCTGGGCGGACCTCAGCTTCGTCATGCCCCTTACGTCGCTCTCCTATCTCTTCGCCACGCTGATCGCCAAGTATCTGCTGGGAGAGGAGGTCTCGTGGTTCCGGTGGGCAGGGACCGCCGTCATCATCATCGGCATCACCCTGATCGCCCTCGACAACAAGCAGCGGACCGAGGTGAGCCGCCTGATAAAGCATCGCGACGCTCCTCCTGCTGCAGACGTAACGGCGACGCACCGCTCGCCCGGAAAGGAGGGAAATCTCTGA
- the hpnH gene encoding adenosyl-hopene transferase HpnH has protein sequence MRFPASLHSALTRCFVRNALAGRKRFPLVLMLEPTHRCNLACAGCDRIRLHQEEQAAGLSADLSLEECIDAAVASATPVVTVTGGEPLLYPRLVPLVSELLRMKRHVYLCTNGILAGSFIDVFAPHPRLTLNIHLDGMEKTHDRVTNREGAFRSALLVIQKAKQKGFRVSTNTSVYKTTDPADLERLFALLKRLRVDGILVAPAFSYERVEDDIFLSREEAVERFGMMARLLAETPIMNSPVYMEFLQGRRELRCTPWGNPTRNPLGWKSPCYLITDGYYRSFGEMMEKTAWDRYGTGNDPRCRDCMVHSGYEATVTRLAFSDPRVLLRLARWNMQRPQ, from the coding sequence ATGAGGTTTCCGGCGAGTCTCCATAGCGCCCTCACCCGCTGCTTCGTGCGCAACGCCCTCGCGGGCAGGAAGCGCTTTCCCCTGGTGCTCATGCTCGAGCCCACGCACCGCTGCAATCTCGCCTGCGCGGGCTGCGACCGGATACGGCTCCACCAGGAAGAGCAGGCCGCCGGTCTCTCGGCCGATCTATCGCTCGAGGAGTGCATCGACGCAGCGGTCGCCTCGGCCACACCGGTAGTGACCGTCACCGGAGGAGAGCCGCTGCTCTACCCCCGGCTCGTGCCCCTGGTGAGCGAGCTCCTGCGCATGAAGCGGCATGTCTATCTCTGCACCAACGGCATACTCGCCGGGTCCTTTATCGATGTCTTCGCCCCTCATCCGCGGCTGACCCTGAATATCCACCTCGACGGCATGGAAAAGACCCACGACCGCGTCACGAACAGGGAGGGCGCCTTCAGGAGCGCCCTCCTCGTCATCCAGAAGGCGAAACAGAAGGGCTTCAGGGTGAGCACCAACACCTCGGTGTACAAGACGACCGACCCTGCCGATCTGGAGCGGCTCTTCGCCCTGCTCAAGAGGCTCCGTGTCGACGGGATCCTCGTTGCGCCGGCCTTCAGCTACGAGCGTGTCGAGGACGACATCTTCCTGAGCAGGGAGGAGGCGGTCGAGCGCTTCGGCATGATGGCCCGTCTGCTCGCGGAGACGCCCATCATGAACTCGCCCGTATACATGGAATTTCTGCAGGGGAGACGGGAGCTCCGCTGCACTCCCTGGGGCAACCCTACCCGCAACCCCCTCGGCTGGAAATCCCCCTGCTACCTGATCACGGACGGGTACTACCGCTCGTTCGGCGAGATGATGGAAAAGACGGCGTGGGACCGCTACGGGACGGGCAACGATCCCCGCTGCCGCGACTGCATGGTGCACAGCGGGTATGAGGCGACGGTGACGCGGCTCGCCTTCTCCGATCCGAGGGTGCTGCTCAGGCTCGCCCGATGGAATATGCAGCGGCCGCAATGA
- the hpnA gene encoding hopanoid-associated sugar epimerase — MRALVTGATGFVGFHVAKLLREQGLAVRALVRRGSSAVPLAALGVEPVIGDVRDLHSLQRAVKGCRCLFHLAADYRLWVPDPETMYDINVGGTRNALQAAFVEGVERVVYTSTVGVLKTSVDGSIANEEQRIPADAMVGHYKRSKHRAEEEVYRFIEAGLPAVIVNPSTPIGPMDRKPTPTGKIIVDFLNGKIPAYLDTGMNFVDVADVAMGHWLAACRGRIGERYILGNRNLSLREFFEILAGVTRRRAPRIRLPYVPVLLAAYVSEALANTVTGRHPAIPLTGVKMARRYMYFDCSKAVQELDMPQTPVEQAVERAVAWFRENGYAGMVVKRRSAG, encoded by the coding sequence ATGAGAGCGCTGGTGACCGGGGCAACGGGGTTCGTCGGCTTCCATGTGGCGAAGCTGCTCAGGGAGCAGGGCCTCGCCGTACGGGCGCTGGTGCGCAGGGGCAGCAGCGCCGTCCCGCTCGCGGCCCTGGGCGTCGAGCCCGTCATCGGCGACGTGCGGGACCTCCATTCACTGCAGCGTGCGGTGAAAGGATGCCGCTGCCTTTTTCATCTCGCTGCCGACTACCGGCTCTGGGTCCCTGATCCCGAAACGATGTACGATATCAACGTCGGCGGGACCCGGAACGCCCTCCAGGCCGCGTTCGTTGAGGGTGTCGAGCGGGTGGTCTATACGAGCACCGTGGGCGTGCTGAAGACGAGCGTCGACGGCAGCATTGCGAACGAGGAGCAGCGCATTCCGGCAGATGCCATGGTGGGCCATTACAAACGCTCGAAGCACCGCGCCGAAGAGGAGGTCTATCGCTTTATCGAGGCGGGTCTCCCGGCAGTGATCGTGAATCCGTCGACACCCATAGGCCCGATGGACCGCAAGCCCACGCCCACGGGAAAGATCATCGTCGACTTCCTCAACGGGAAGATCCCCGCCTACCTCGACACCGGGATGAACTTCGTCGATGTCGCGGATGTGGCTATGGGCCATTGGCTCGCGGCGTGCAGGGGAAGGATAGGCGAGCGCTATATCCTCGGCAACAGGAACCTTTCGCTCAGGGAGTTCTTCGAGATACTGGCGGGAGTGACGCGGCGGAGGGCCCCCCGCATACGGCTGCCCTATGTCCCGGTGCTCCTCGCCGCCTATGTGAGCGAGGCGCTGGCGAATACCGTTACCGGCAGGCACCCCGCGATCCCGCTGACCGGCGTAAAAATGGCGCGGCGCTATATGTATTTCGACTGCTCGAAAGCCGTGCAGGAACTGGACATGCCGCAGACGCCGGTCGAGCAGGCGGTCGAACGAGCGGTGGCCTGGTTCCGGGAAAACGGCTACGCGGGGATGGTCGTCAAGAGACGGAGCGCGGGATGA
- a CDS encoding ChbG/HpnK family deacetylase, which yields MDTAPVARKYLVVVADDLGRSSPVNRAIAAAHDRGIVTAASIMAGGAAFEEAVDLVRNRETLSVGLHLTLCDGRAVLPRRRIPGLVDPDGCFERNPAVAWLRCLYRDTDAQIEAEIAAQFDRLEAAGITPEHVDSHHHLHMQPRLFALVCRLAAERGVRWIRIPAEPASMLSKWRSPSRGIMPFLEWGAFAMLAPGNARAARRYGLRSACTVYGLSRTGAVDKAYLFAVVRSMSSSPCELFVHPDEATPGGRKELEALISPEVRHRIDAAGIELGHYESLFGALPASVATGNQWTQR from the coding sequence ATGGATACGGCGCCTGTAGCACGAAAGTATCTCGTAGTCGTTGCCGACGATCTCGGACGCTCGTCCCCGGTGAACCGCGCCATCGCCGCAGCGCATGACCGGGGCATCGTCACCGCAGCAAGCATCATGGCGGGCGGAGCGGCGTTCGAGGAGGCGGTCGATCTCGTCCGCAACCGGGAGACGCTCTCCGTCGGGCTCCATCTCACGCTCTGCGACGGCCGCGCCGTGCTGCCCCGTCGGAGGATTCCGGGCCTGGTCGATCCGGACGGCTGCTTCGAACGGAATCCGGCCGTAGCCTGGCTGCGCTGCCTGTATCGTGACACCGATGCACAGATCGAAGCAGAGATAGCTGCGCAATTCGACCGTCTCGAAGCGGCGGGCATCACGCCTGAGCATGTCGACAGCCACCATCATCTGCATATGCAGCCCCGCCTCTTCGCCCTCGTCTGCAGGCTGGCGGCAGAGCGCGGGGTGCGGTGGATCCGGATCCCGGCAGAGCCTGCATCGATGCTCTCGAAATGGAGGTCGCCCTCGCGCGGGATCATGCCCTTTCTCGAATGGGGCGCCTTCGCCATGCTCGCCCCCGGCAACGCACGGGCTGCCCGGAGGTACGGGCTCCGGAGCGCCTGCACCGTCTATGGTCTCTCCCGCACCGGCGCGGTCGACAAGGCGTACCTGTTCGCGGTCGTGAGGAGCATGTCCTCTTCTCCCTGCGAGCTCTTTGTCCATCCCGACGAGGCGACGCCCGGGGGCCGGAAGGAGCTCGAGGCGCTCATATCGCCGGAAGTCCGTCACCGCATCGATGCTGCCGGTATCGAGCTCGGCCATTATGAATCACTTTTCGGAGCGCTGCCTGCTTCCGTGGCAACAGGAAATCAATGGACCCAAAGGTGA
- a CDS encoding DUF116 domain-containing protein: MAKETKPERRHDRKLGDEWSDWDGSSGGEQGIDERLSTFFVLALCILLVTLALIPAGWYLIKPRVVQLSPSLSAVIEWSVLAVIGVVFFMAAAEGIAFTVFRRSLLPYRWTERLLLALLPGAVWLGGKLGISRDRVGSSFIKAHNSLLASNRGAVSTERLLVLLPRCLSRETRGHILERFGGSSAEIVTAGGGEEARAAIAKHRPTLILALACERDLMSGLKDVAEKIPVLAVPNKRPEGPCKNTLVSREVLDEALQVISHREEVR, encoded by the coding sequence ATGGCAAAAGAAACGAAGCCGGAGAGAAGACACGACAGAAAGCTCGGTGACGAGTGGTCCGACTGGGACGGCAGCAGCGGAGGGGAGCAGGGCATCGACGAGCGCCTCTCCACCTTCTTCGTCCTCGCCCTCTGCATACTGCTCGTCACGCTCGCCCTCATTCCGGCAGGATGGTATTTGATAAAGCCGAGGGTGGTACAGCTGAGCCCGTCCCTCTCGGCAGTAATCGAGTGGTCTGTCCTGGCCGTGATCGGTGTCGTCTTCTTCATGGCGGCAGCCGAGGGGATCGCTTTCACGGTCTTCAGGAGGTCCCTGCTTCCCTACCGCTGGACAGAGCGGCTGCTGCTCGCCCTTCTTCCCGGGGCCGTCTGGCTCGGCGGCAAGCTCGGTATCAGCAGGGATAGGGTGGGCAGCTCATTCATCAAGGCGCACAACTCGCTCCTCGCGAGCAACCGCGGGGCAGTGAGTACCGAGCGGCTGCTGGTCCTGCTCCCGCGCTGCCTCAGCAGAGAGACGAGGGGTCATATCCTGGAGCGGTTCGGCGGCAGCAGCGCAGAGATCGTCACCGCGGGAGGAGGAGAGGAAGCGAGAGCGGCGATCGCCAAACACCGGCCCACCCTCATCCTCGCCCTCGCCTGCGAGCGGGACCTGATGAGCGGACTGAAGGACGTGGCGGAGAAGATACCCGTCCTCGCCGTGCCGAACAAAAGACCTGAAGGCCCCTGCAAGAACACGCTCGTCTCCCGTGAAGTGCTGGATGAGGCGCTGCAGGTCATTTCCCACAGAGAAGAGGTTCGATGA
- the hpnJ gene encoding hopanoid biosynthesis associated radical SAM protein HpnJ → MRTLLLNPPSYGGFDGGAGSRYQARREIRSFWYPTWLAYPAGLIPGSRLIDAPPEDIGVDEVVRRARDYDLVVMNTSTPTVMNDARTAELLKEHYPGIVIGLVGPHTMVLPRETLALSKAIDFVTTGEFDYAVAEIAQGIPFDKVAGIAFRAGGGIRRTPGRPPIEELDALPFVTEVYARDLAIDNYAIGYLKHPYISFYTGRGCRSRCTYCLWPQTIAGHAYRVRSAENVHEELVTAKRLFPQVKEFFFDDDTFTDTPSRAETIAQKIKPLGIAWSCNARATVPKETLRKMKEAGLRLLVVGFESGNQKILNNVRKGVRLDQARAFVKATKELGILVHGTFILGLPGETPETMEETMRFALELDPYSIQVSLVAPYPGTELYAQAVREGWLVQEGSGLVTDGIQNAAIAYSGLSRETIFETVERFYRRFYLRPRPILRIVKDMLRDRDEFSRRVREGREFFSFMAKRKEAVPTP, encoded by the coding sequence ATGCGTACGTTGCTCCTCAACCCACCCTCGTATGGAGGGTTCGACGGCGGAGCAGGCTCACGGTACCAGGCGCGCCGCGAGATTCGCTCGTTCTGGTATCCCACCTGGCTCGCCTATCCGGCGGGACTTATTCCCGGGAGCCGCCTCATCGACGCGCCTCCGGAGGATATCGGTGTCGATGAAGTGGTCCGCCGGGCACGGGACTATGACCTGGTCGTCATGAACACGAGCACGCCGACGGTGATGAACGATGCGCGCACGGCCGAGCTGCTGAAAGAGCATTACCCGGGAATCGTCATCGGCCTCGTCGGCCCCCATACCATGGTGCTGCCCCGCGAGACGCTCGCGCTCTCGAAGGCCATCGACTTCGTAACCACCGGAGAGTTCGACTACGCGGTTGCCGAGATCGCGCAGGGCATCCCTTTCGACAAGGTAGCCGGGATCGCCTTCAGGGCAGGCGGCGGCATCCGCCGCACTCCCGGCAGGCCGCCGATCGAGGAGCTCGATGCGCTTCCCTTCGTGACCGAAGTGTACGCCCGCGACCTGGCGATCGACAACTACGCTATCGGCTACCTCAAGCACCCGTATATCTCTTTTTATACGGGCCGGGGATGCCGCTCCCGCTGCACCTACTGCCTCTGGCCCCAGACCATTGCGGGGCATGCCTATCGCGTGAGGAGCGCGGAGAACGTCCATGAAGAGCTCGTCACGGCGAAGCGGCTCTTCCCTCAGGTGAAAGAGTTCTTTTTCGACGACGACACCTTCACCGATACTCCCTCTCGAGCTGAAACGATAGCACAAAAAATAAAACCCCTCGGTATTGCGTGGTCGTGCAATGCGCGGGCCACGGTGCCGAAGGAGACGCTCAGGAAGATGAAAGAGGCCGGTCTGCGCCTGCTGGTGGTGGGGTTCGAGTCGGGCAACCAGAAGATATTGAACAACGTCAGGAAAGGCGTCCGCCTCGATCAGGCCCGCGCATTCGTCAAGGCGACAAAAGAGTTGGGCATCCTCGTTCACGGCACCTTCATTCTCGGCCTGCCCGGCGAGACCCCGGAGACCATGGAAGAGACGATGCGTTTCGCCCTCGAGCTCGACCCCTACAGCATCCAGGTCTCGCTCGTTGCACCCTATCCCGGCACCGAGCTCTACGCGCAGGCGGTGCGGGAGGGCTGGCTCGTACAGGAAGGCAGCGGCCTGGTAACGGACGGCATCCAGAACGCTGCGATCGCGTACAGCGGCCTGTCCCGTGAAACGATCTTCGAGACGGTCGAACGCTTCTACCGCCGCTTTTACCTCAGACCGCGCCCTATCCTCAGGATCGTGAAGGATATGCTCAGGGACCGGGATGAGTTCAGCCGCCGGGTCAGGGAGGGCAGAGAGTTCTTTTCCTTTATGGCCAAACGCAAAGAGGCGGTCCCGACACCATGA
- a CDS encoding carotenoid biosynthesis protein produces MEYAAAAMIDRVVSLLAGTLFLRPYVAAFFIVYLLGCSLHLGMKRALLFGLIGYGIAWLSELSSIHTGIPYGDYFYIETTRGQELWVLGVPLMDSASYVFLAYASYSMALLVTAPVILVRKLPYLLETRALRSGLSVRLLGALFFVYLDIIIDPVALQGSRWFLGQIYGYPEQGVYFGVPISNFIGWFIVGFLMICALQRIDAFLYRRNAPDCAGYAYPWRYLIGPALYGSVLLFNLAVTFAIEDYTLGWVGIFIILMPAVLLVRLVRMKYLHGANDEALKAHLRDFPEAAVPGSQ; encoded by the coding sequence ATGGAATATGCAGCGGCCGCAATGATCGACCGGGTCGTCTCGCTGCTCGCCGGCACGCTCTTCCTGCGGCCCTACGTGGCCGCCTTTTTCATTGTCTATCTCCTCGGCTGCTCGCTCCACCTCGGCATGAAGCGGGCGCTGCTCTTCGGCCTGATCGGCTACGGCATCGCCTGGCTTTCGGAGCTCTCGTCCATCCATACCGGCATCCCCTACGGCGATTACTTCTACATCGAGACGACCAGGGGACAGGAGCTCTGGGTCCTCGGGGTGCCGCTCATGGATTCGGCGAGCTATGTGTTCCTCGCCTATGCGAGCTACTCCATGGCGCTGCTCGTGACCGCCCCGGTCATCCTCGTTCGCAAGCTCCCGTACCTCCTCGAGACGAGGGCGCTCAGGAGCGGGCTCTCCGTACGCCTCCTCGGCGCGCTCTTCTTCGTCTATCTCGATATCATCATCGACCCTGTCGCCCTGCAGGGGAGCCGCTGGTTCCTCGGCCAGATCTACGGCTACCCGGAGCAGGGTGTCTATTTCGGCGTGCCGATCTCGAACTTCATCGGCTGGTTCATTGTCGGGTTCCTCATGATCTGCGCCCTCCAGCGGATCGACGCGTTTCTCTACCGGAGGAACGCGCCTGATTGCGCCGGCTACGCCTATCCCTGGCGCTATCTCATCGGGCCCGCTCTCTACGGCAGCGTGCTGCTCTTCAACCTGGCGGTCACCTTTGCGATTGAAGACTATACGCTCGGGTGGGTAGGGATCTTCATCATACTGATGCCGGCGGTGCTGCTCGTCCGGCTCGTCAGGATGAAGTACCTGCACGGAGCGAACGATGAAGCGCTGAAGGCTCACCTCAGGGACTTCCCCGAGGCTGCAGTCCCCGGCTCGCAGTAG
- the shc gene encoding squalene--hopene cyclase — protein sequence MGMLAKRKRKEPVVRPLIPPDIGRQARRNHPAVTFLKPGLRELMKRATEAVQKTRSYYVREQHPDGYWWYELESNVTITAEYLMLLRFLGVRNEHREQKMARHVLNRQRPDGTWSIHAGGRGDLSTTIEAYFALKLAGYSADDPLLRKARSFILDAGGVEASRVFTKIFLALFGQFEWKAIPSIPVELILLPGWFPFNIYSFSSWARSTIVPLSVVLEQRPVKPIPEASQVRELYRDQHRSPALAAQRFSSFSWKGFFILLDRAVKMMERAPVRPLRRKALSVIERWILDHQDPTGDWGGIQPAMVNALLALAVLDYDPSHEAVRRGLEALERFTIDKEDELVLQSCISPVWDTALTGLALLSSGMERDDAVLMRACRWLAARQIGERGDWSIKRPDLEPGGWAFEFDNCRYPDVDDTAAVLMFLTRYADTSAVDREALERGVRWLLGMQGKDGGWGAFDADNTMRILNQLPFGDLEAMIDPSTADLTGRVLELLGMIGYPSSHAAVQSAIAFLKREQDADGSWWGRWGVNYLYGTSTVLAGLASIGEDMTQPYIRRAVRWLKANQNTDGGWGECCESYGDATLKCIGSSTPSQTAWALLALIAAGEAACNEATRGVQYLLDRQRADGTWEEEHFTGTGFPKYFMIRYHNYRNCFPLMALGKLLSFFKGGTAP from the coding sequence ATGGGTATGCTCGCAAAGAGAAAGAGAAAGGAGCCCGTAGTCCGGCCGCTCATTCCGCCTGACATCGGCCGGCAGGCCCGGCGCAATCATCCTGCCGTCACCTTCCTCAAGCCGGGTCTCAGGGAGCTCATGAAGAGAGCAACGGAAGCGGTACAGAAGACTCGTTCCTACTACGTAAGGGAACAGCACCCGGACGGCTACTGGTGGTACGAGCTCGAATCCAACGTCACCATAACCGCCGAATACCTCATGCTCCTCCGCTTTCTCGGAGTCAGAAACGAGCACCGCGAGCAAAAGATGGCACGGCATGTCCTGAACCGGCAGCGGCCGGACGGCACCTGGTCCATTCACGCAGGCGGCAGGGGGGACCTCAGCACGACCATCGAGGCCTACTTCGCGCTGAAGCTCGCCGGCTATTCCGCCGACGACCCGCTCCTGCGCAAAGCGCGCTCGTTCATCCTCGATGCAGGAGGGGTCGAGGCGTCACGGGTCTTCACGAAGATATTCCTCGCCCTCTTCGGCCAGTTCGAATGGAAGGCGATCCCCTCCATTCCGGTCGAGCTCATACTGCTGCCCGGCTGGTTTCCGTTCAACATCTACAGCTTCTCGAGCTGGGCGCGCTCCACCATTGTGCCGCTCTCGGTCGTCCTGGAACAGAGGCCCGTAAAGCCGATTCCCGAAGCGAGCCAGGTGCGCGAGCTCTACCGCGATCAGCACCGGAGCCCTGCACTGGCGGCCCAGCGCTTTTCATCGTTCTCGTGGAAGGGGTTCTTCATCCTCCTCGACCGTGCCGTGAAGATGATGGAGCGCGCGCCGGTGAGACCCCTCCGGAGAAAGGCCTTGAGCGTGATCGAGCGATGGATACTCGACCACCAGGACCCGACAGGAGACTGGGGCGGCATACAGCCGGCGATGGTGAACGCCCTGCTCGCCCTCGCCGTCCTCGACTACGATCCCTCGCACGAGGCGGTCAGAAGAGGGCTCGAAGCGCTCGAGCGGTTCACTATCGATAAGGAGGACGAACTGGTGCTCCAGTCGTGCATATCGCCGGTATGGGATACGGCGCTCACCGGGCTGGCGCTCCTCTCTTCGGGCATGGAGCGGGATGACGCCGTGCTCATGCGCGCCTGCCGGTGGCTCGCCGCGCGCCAGATCGGGGAGAGAGGGGACTGGAGCATCAAGAGACCCGATCTCGAACCCGGCGGGTGGGCCTTCGAGTTCGACAACTGCCGGTACCCCGATGTCGACGACACCGCCGCGGTGCTCATGTTCCTCACCCGGTATGCGGATACTTCCGCCGTCGACCGGGAGGCGCTCGAGCGCGGGGTCCGGTGGCTCCTCGGCATGCAGGGGAAAGACGGCGGATGGGGCGCCTTCGATGCGGACAACACGATGCGCATACTCAACCAGCTGCCCTTCGGCGACCTGGAGGCGATGATCGACCCGAGCACCGCCGACCTCACCGGAAGGGTGCTCGAGCTCCTCGGCATGATAGGGTACCCTTCTTCGCACGCTGCGGTGCAGAGCGCGATAGCCTTTCTCAAGAGAGAGCAGGACGCCGACGGTTCGTGGTGGGGACGGTGGGGAGTCAACTACCTTTACGGGACGAGCACCGTGCTGGCTGGCCTCGCCTCGATCGGCGAAGACATGACGCAGCCCTATATCAGGAGGGCGGTCCGGTGGCTCAAGGCGAACCAGAATACCGACGGCGGGTGGGGAGAGTGCTGCGAGTCGTACGGCGATGCGACCCTCAAGTGCATCGGGTCGAGCACCCCTTCGCAGACCGCCTGGGCGCTCCTTGCGCTCATCGCTGCCGGCGAAGCCGCCTGCAATGAAGCGACCCGCGGCGTTCAGTACCTCCTCGACCGGCAGCGCGCCGACGGGACCTGGGAGGAGGAGCACTTTACCGGCACGGGATTCCCGAAGTATTTCATGATCCGCTACCACAATTACCGCAACTGCTTCCCGCTCATGGCGCTCGGGAAATTACTCTCCTTCTTCAAGGGGGGCACGGCCCCATGA